Proteins encoded within one genomic window of Bacteroides sedimenti:
- a CDS encoding TonB-dependent receptor plug domain-containing protein has translation MRCRFFLFCFCLFSQITFGKPIINNPVDSVRQYFNIQLSLFPQEKIYTQTDRSAYMAGDTIWFRPYLVDAQTHLTETRSNYVYAELINPLNEITSRVKIWKDSIAFSGYIPLASDLPVGNYQLRFYTQYMMGMDESYFFKRSIRIGNYLTDRYHCDASFKIGSSPKDVSAEFRFRDKNVSTPVKPDKVSLYNAQGKSNDLLIGRDNIIQTKLKPDQIRNDGILLEYNLNGAVQKEFINIPKQKVDFDVSFFPEGGNLLAGAVNRVAFKAINSSGLSEDISGYVITSVGDTLADFSSQHLGMGSFAILPEINKTIFVVCKNALNQQKRFYLPAVTVDNKMSLRTDWWKDKLYVSVNKSSGTDLPDNLSLIVHCRGMLIYTEKWDKRKEMVLFDRKIFPAGVIQLLLVDENNHPISERLVFNTNMNDLAKVAFSTNKPSYTKRENVRVEILVTDNNNKPLEGRVSVSVTDDGDIKPDNCMNIFSSLLLTSELKGYIESPAYYFTDKDPNALKNLDLLMMTQGWRRYNVEKILKKDFESPKCPVELGQQISGSVKSGFSLNKPADNYPVTLLAIDYGKMMEMQTDHNGRFVFSNLIFPENTRLLVQSKSPKGSSHVKVSVDSTYCSPSGDLLPILSKRNPNASNTANNSDDEYFAMMSKKGNMRQKIHLLEQVVVTASAQADDNDTKHWASSGFNQTVTSEQIEKMHPTSMLNLLMMTPGLTVSGENVYITRYQSGKIHSEESSAPLILVDGFEITSDMLDTYMPEDVEEIEIVKGAQTTILGPSAISGAILITMKKGAKHSRPLDIDNVKFITPLGYQVTKEFYSPCYETEEQQKQRTIDTRTTVYWNPDVSISSDGKGLLNFYSSDSSSDYSVVIEGITSDGKLVYGKFKIRR, from the coding sequence ATGAGATGTAGATTTTTCCTGTTTTGCTTCTGTCTCTTTTCCCAAATAACTTTTGGGAAACCTATCATTAACAATCCCGTCGACTCTGTTCGTCAATATTTTAATATTCAATTAAGTCTATTCCCTCAGGAGAAGATCTATACCCAGACAGACAGATCAGCATATATGGCAGGAGATACTATTTGGTTTCGCCCATATTTGGTCGATGCCCAAACGCATCTAACTGAGACACGTAGCAATTATGTCTATGCAGAACTGATCAATCCTCTTAATGAGATCACCTCTAGAGTGAAAATTTGGAAAGATAGCATCGCCTTTTCAGGATATATTCCACTTGCCTCAGATTTACCTGTCGGTAACTACCAATTACGCTTTTATACTCAATACATGATGGGTATGGACGAATCTTATTTTTTCAAAAGATCTATCCGGATTGGCAATTATCTTACAGATAGATATCATTGTGATGCTAGTTTTAAGATTGGCAGCAGCCCGAAAGATGTCAGTGCGGAATTTCGGTTTCGGGACAAAAACGTTTCTACCCCGGTAAAACCGGATAAAGTATCTCTTTATAATGCCCAGGGTAAAAGCAATGATCTTTTGATAGGCAGGGACAACATTATACAGACAAAACTAAAGCCAGACCAAATCAGGAACGATGGGATATTGCTGGAGTATAATTTGAATGGAGCTGTGCAGAAAGAATTTATCAACATACCAAAGCAGAAGGTTGATTTTGATGTTTCATTTTTTCCCGAAGGTGGAAATTTATTGGCTGGTGCAGTGAATAGGGTTGCTTTTAAAGCTATAAATTCTTCTGGCTTGAGTGAGGATATAAGTGGGTATGTTATTACTTCTGTTGGTGATACCCTAGCTGATTTCAGTTCGCAACATTTAGGTATGGGTTCATTCGCAATTCTTCCTGAAATCAATAAAACTATCTTTGTGGTATGTAAGAATGCATTAAATCAGCAAAAACGTTTCTACTTACCTGCAGTAACTGTGGATAATAAGATGTCGTTGCGGACTGATTGGTGGAAAGACAAACTGTATGTGTCAGTAAATAAATCATCAGGAACAGATTTGCCGGATAATCTGTCTCTGATTGTTCACTGTCGGGGAATGTTGATTTACACTGAAAAGTGGGATAAACGTAAAGAGATGGTACTGTTTGACCGGAAAATCTTCCCTGCTGGTGTGATACAGCTTTTGCTAGTTGACGAAAACAATCATCCCATTAGTGAAAGGCTGGTGTTCAATACTAATATGAATGATTTGGCAAAGGTGGCTTTTTCTACGAATAAACCGTCCTATACGAAGAGGGAAAATGTTCGGGTGGAGATTCTGGTTACCGACAATAATAATAAACCGCTTGAAGGTCGAGTCTCAGTTTCCGTCACTGATGATGGCGATATTAAGCCAGACAACTGTATGAATATTTTCTCCTCTTTATTGCTGACTTCTGAGCTAAAAGGCTACATTGAGTCTCCTGCTTATTATTTTACTGACAAAGATCCGAATGCTTTGAAGAACCTTGACTTGCTGATGATGACTCAGGGATGGCGTAGATACAATGTGGAGAAAATACTGAAAAAGGATTTCGAGTCCCCTAAATGCCCCGTAGAATTGGGACAACAGATTTCAGGTTCAGTGAAAAGTGGCTTTAGCCTCAATAAACCTGCTGATAATTATCCTGTAACACTTCTGGCAATTGATTATGGAAAGATGATGGAGATGCAAACTGACCACAATGGCCGATTTGTTTTTTCCAATCTGATTTTCCCCGAAAACACGAGGTTATTGGTTCAAAGTAAGAGCCCAAAGGGAAGTAGTCATGTGAAAGTTTCTGTAGATTCAACCTATTGTTCTCCTTCTGGGGATTTGTTACCTATATTGTCGAAAAGAAATCCGAATGCATCTAACACAGCAAATAATTCTGATGATGAGTATTTTGCAATGATGAGTAAAAAGGGTAATATGAGACAGAAGATTCATTTGCTCGAACAGGTTGTTGTTACAGCTTCAGCACAGGCGGATGATAATGATACAAAGCACTGGGCATCCTCCGGTTTTAACCAAACGGTTACAAGTGAGCAGATAGAAAAGATGCATCCTACAAGTATGCTCAATCTGCTAATGATGACTCCGGGATTGACTGTGTCTGGCGAGAATGTATATATCACAAGGTATCAATCCGGGAAAATTCATTCGGAAGAATCTTCGGCACCTCTTATTCTGGTTGATGGATTTGAAATCACATCAGACATGTTAGATACATATATGCCCGAGGATGTTGAAGAAATTGAAATTGTCAAGGGTGCACAAACTACAATTTTAGGACCTTCCGCCATCAGTGGTGCTATTCTAATCACAATGAAAAAAGGTGCAAAACATTCAAGACCTCTGGATATTGATAATGTGAAGTTTATTACCCCTCTTGGCTACCAGGTTACCAAGGAGTTCTATTCCCCATGTTATGAAACAGAAGAGCAGCAGAAGCAACGAACAATAGACACTAGAACTACCGTTTACTGGAACCCGGATGTCTCAATCTCAAGCGATGGAAAGGGCCTTCTGAATTTTTATTCCTCGGATTCCTCTTCCGACTATTCTGTGGTTATCGAAGGAATAACCTCCGATGGGAAATTAGTTTACGGGAAATTCAAAATCAGGAGATAA
- a CDS encoding deoxyguanosinetriphosphate triphosphohydrolase: MNWRDLISAKRFGMEVLHHHREENRSEFQRDYDRLVFSAPFRRLQNKTQVFPLPGSVFVHNRLTHSLEVSCVGRSLGNDVAKGLLLKHPELHDSFISEIGSIVSAACMAHDLGNPPFGHSGEKAISTYFSEGKGVALKDKVKPEEWEDIIHFEGNANAFRLLTHQFEGRRKGGFAMTYSTLASIVKYPYSSRLAGKKSKFGFFVSEEDDFKRIATELGMTCLNEDPLKFARHPLVYLVEAADDICYQMMDIEDAHKLKILTTEETKELLMGYFSEQRLSHIHETMKIVSDTNEQIAYLRSSVIGLLIKECTKVFLENEEAILAGKFEGSLIKHIADKPKAAYQHCESVSLAKIYRSSDVLDIELAGFRVISTLIDLLIDAVSSPEKAYSQLLINRISKQYNVNAPTLYGKIQAVLDYISGMTDIYALDLYRKIKGNSLPAV, encoded by the coding sequence ATGAATTGGAGAGATTTGATTTCAGCGAAACGCTTTGGCATGGAGGTGCTTCACCATCACCGGGAGGAGAACCGTTCTGAATTTCAGCGTGATTACGATCGTCTGGTATTTTCGGCACCTTTTCGTCGGTTGCAGAATAAGACTCAGGTTTTCCCGCTGCCAGGAAGTGTCTTTGTCCACAACAGGCTGACGCACAGCCTTGAGGTTTCGTGTGTGGGACGCTCTTTGGGAAATGATGTTGCCAAAGGACTTCTTCTGAAACATCCGGAGTTGCACGACTCTTTTATTTCTGAGATTGGTTCAATCGTTTCGGCTGCCTGCATGGCTCACGACCTGGGAAACCCACCGTTTGGCCATTCGGGAGAAAAAGCCATCTCCACCTATTTCTCGGAAGGAAAAGGAGTGGCGCTGAAAGATAAAGTAAAGCCGGAAGAATGGGAAGATATCATTCACTTTGAGGGAAATGCAAATGCATTCCGATTGCTGACTCATCAATTTGAGGGAAGACGGAAAGGGGGATTTGCCATGACTTACTCTACTCTCGCTTCTATTGTGAAATACCCCTATTCATCGAGACTAGCCGGAAAGAAATCTAAATTCGGCTTTTTCGTTTCGGAAGAGGACGATTTCAAACGAATCGCTACAGAACTGGGAATGACCTGCCTAAACGAGGATCCACTCAAATTTGCCCGCCATCCATTGGTATATCTGGTTGAAGCCGCCGATGATATTTGCTATCAGATGATGGATATTGAAGATGCCCATAAGCTGAAAATTTTGACAACAGAAGAAACTAAAGAACTGTTGATGGGATATTTTAGTGAGCAACGATTGAGCCATATTCATGAAACAATGAAGATTGTAAGCGATACAAACGAACAGATAGCTTATCTGCGTTCGTCCGTGATTGGTCTGCTAATCAAGGAGTGCACAAAGGTGTTCCTGGAAAACGAAGAAGCTATTCTGGCTGGCAAATTCGAGGGAAGCCTCATTAAACACATTGCCGATAAGCCAAAAGCAGCCTACCAGCATTGTGAATCGGTATCTCTGGCCAAAATATATCGTTCGAGTGATGTGCTTGACATTGAACTGGCTGGATTTCGGGTAATCAGTACCTTGATTGATTTGCTGATTGATGCGGTGAGTTCGCCCGAAAAGGCTTACTCGCAACTGCTCATCAATCGCATTTCGAAACAGTACAACGTCAATGCCCCCACTTTATACGGGAAAATACAGGCGGTACTGGATTACATCTCGGGCATGACCGATATTTACGCCCTTGATTTATATCGCAAAATAAAAGGAAACAGCCTGCCAGCGGTATAA
- the dut gene encoding dUTP diphosphatase, with protein sequence MKIQIINKSKHALPAYETSLSAGMDIRANISEPIVLKPLARCLVPTGLYISLPEGYEAQIRPRSGLAIKKGITVLNSPGTIDADYRGEICIILVNLSAEEFIIQDGERVAQMIIARHEQAQWEQVDVLDETERGEGGFGHTGKK encoded by the coding sequence ATGAAAATTCAGATTATTAATAAGTCGAAACATGCGCTTCCTGCTTACGAAACCAGCTTATCTGCCGGAATGGATATTCGTGCCAACATTTCGGAACCAATTGTTCTGAAACCATTAGCAAGATGTCTTGTCCCAACCGGACTTTATATCTCTTTACCCGAAGGATACGAAGCTCAGATTCGTCCCCGTAGCGGACTTGCTATCAAGAAAGGAATTACAGTCCTGAATTCCCCTGGTACCATTGATGCCGATTACAGAGGTGAGATATGTATTATCCTAGTAAACCTGTCTGCCGAGGAGTTTATCATACAGGATGGCGAGCGTGTGGCTCAGATGATTATTGCCCGTCACGAACAAGCTCAATGGGAGCAGGTGGATGTGCTCGATGAAACCGAACGTGGTGAAGGCGGATTTGGTCATACCGGAAAAAAATAA
- a CDS encoding tetratricopeptide repeat protein: protein MVALLSLSQTDRLKPVKAGFATWHIGALSALLLLSSCGSSSQKTTQRVPEPSVAAVVNRLSPDQQQKYDYFFLEATRQKSKGSFDVAFELYQHCLDIDPNAASSLSEISQYYFYLKQPEKGLACMEKAVQNAPDNYWYHQTLASLYQQQGNTQKAIEAFERMSNQFPERQDPLMALIDLYNQTKDYPKVIQTLDRFEKINGKNEQISMEKFRIYLLMDDHKKAFNEIESLANEYPNDMRYLCVLGDVYLNNGKPKEAYATYQKVLSIEPGNPQVQVSLAGYYEQTGQTKLYEQQIDSVLLNKKVDNEIKVDIMRQMIVNSQQGGKDSTRIIPLFQRMMEGEQEDTQIPMLYVQYLLAKGMEKESVPVLKQIIELTPENVPARLQLLSYSIKKNDYEEAIKICEPALEVTPEAIEFYFYLGLSYYQAERVDDALAVFKKGLTHVTSTSDKKMVSDFYSMMGDIYHTKEQNNMAFAAYDSALVYNPENNGALNNYAYFLSVEKTNLDKAEEMSYRTIKAEPNNDTFLDTYAWILFIKGKYSEAKIYIEDAMKKGGDKSDVVTEHCGDILYMAGSKDEALKYWIKASEMGSKSKTLKKKIEQKKYIAE from the coding sequence ATGGTTGCATTATTGAGTTTATCTCAAACAGACAGATTGAAGCCGGTAAAGGCTGGTTTTGCTACCTGGCACATTGGTGCATTGTCGGCATTACTCTTATTATCCTCCTGTGGGTCATCATCACAGAAAACTACCCAACGGGTTCCCGAACCGTCTGTAGCAGCCGTTGTAAACAGGTTGTCTCCTGATCAGCAGCAAAAATACGACTACTTTTTTCTGGAGGCTACACGTCAAAAGTCTAAAGGTTCCTTCGATGTGGCATTTGAACTGTACCAACACTGCCTGGACATTGATCCCAATGCGGCTTCTTCCTTGTCCGAAATATCTCAATACTATTTCTACCTGAAGCAGCCCGAAAAAGGACTTGCCTGTATGGAGAAAGCAGTTCAGAATGCCCCCGATAATTACTGGTATCACCAGACTTTGGCATCCCTATATCAGCAACAAGGGAATACCCAAAAAGCAATTGAGGCGTTCGAACGGATGTCGAACCAGTTCCCGGAAAGGCAAGACCCGCTGATGGCATTGATCGATCTGTATAATCAGACAAAAGATTATCCCAAAGTGATTCAGACTCTCGATCGATTTGAGAAGATAAACGGGAAGAACGAGCAGATAAGCATGGAAAAATTCCGCATCTATTTGTTGATGGATGACCACAAGAAAGCGTTCAACGAAATAGAAAGCCTCGCAAATGAGTATCCAAATGATATGCGCTATCTCTGCGTATTGGGAGATGTTTATCTAAATAACGGTAAACCTAAGGAGGCATATGCCACTTATCAGAAAGTTCTCTCCATAGAACCGGGGAATCCACAGGTACAGGTTTCACTAGCAGGCTATTATGAACAAACGGGACAGACCAAACTCTATGAACAGCAAATTGATTCCGTTTTACTGAATAAAAAGGTAGATAACGAAATCAAGGTTGATATCATGCGTCAGATGATTGTCAATTCCCAGCAGGGTGGGAAAGACAGCACACGTATCATTCCTCTTTTTCAGAGAATGATGGAAGGCGAGCAGGAGGATACACAGATACCGATGTTATATGTGCAGTATCTTTTGGCAAAAGGGATGGAAAAAGAATCGGTTCCTGTATTAAAACAGATTATTGAGTTGACACCCGAAAATGTTCCGGCACGACTTCAGCTGCTTAGCTATTCCATCAAGAAGAATGATTATGAAGAGGCAATCAAAATATGCGAACCGGCTCTTGAAGTGACTCCGGAGGCTATTGAGTTCTATTTTTATCTGGGACTTTCATACTATCAGGCCGAACGTGTGGATGATGCGCTTGCGGTTTTTAAAAAGGGACTTACTCACGTAACATCTACCAGCGATAAAAAAATGGTATCCGACTTTTACAGCATGATGGGAGATATCTATCATACTAAAGAACAGAACAATATGGCCTTTGCAGCTTATGACTCGGCATTGGTTTACAATCCCGAAAATAATGGTGCACTGAACAATTATGCATACTTCCTCTCCGTTGAGAAGACAAACCTTGATAAAGCAGAAGAGATGAGCTACAGAACCATTAAGGCCGAACCGAATAATGACACATTTCTGGACACCTATGCTTGGATTCTCTTTATCAAAGGGAAATATTCAGAAGCGAAGATTTATATCGAAGATGCCATGAAAAAAGGTGGCGATAAGAGTGATGTGGTGACAGAGCATTGCGGAGATATTTTATATATGGCGGGTTCAAAGGATGAGGCGCTGAAATACTGGATCAAGGCCAGTGAAATGGGCAGTAAATCCAAGACCTTGAAAAAGAAGATTGAACAAAAGAAATATATTGCAGAATGA
- a CDS encoding DUF4292 domain-containing protein, producing the protein MRKSVLMCGGKGRMMLGIALVFPILFLSSCKSGKMISKPAETAMVEELNYLGNVAKNSPEITSFSSKMKLTLSSNGKDISVNGTLRIKKNEVIQLSIVPFLGIEAGRVEFTPTKVLIIDRINKQYVEESIPELIAMAKTDMDFYTLQALFTNALFLPGNKELDTKLLSEFTVRSSADNKTMEIKKQSKDFLYSFSATPNTGQLVESNISTVSAPYQLNWKYNDFQPFGTKSFPARMDISFEGGKKPFAASIDLSKLSDNGEWDYPTTVSSKYKKMDFNELVKVLLGL; encoded by the coding sequence ATGAGAAAAAGTGTATTGATGTGTGGAGGAAAAGGTCGGATGATGCTTGGCATCGCTCTTGTTTTTCCGATATTGTTTCTCTCTTCCTGTAAATCGGGTAAGATGATAAGCAAACCAGCCGAGACTGCAATGGTTGAAGAGTTAAATTACCTGGGGAACGTTGCAAAAAACTCTCCTGAAATAACCAGCTTCTCTTCCAAAATGAAGCTTACTCTCTCCTCAAACGGAAAAGACATCTCTGTCAATGGTACACTCCGCATCAAGAAGAATGAGGTTATTCAGTTATCGATTGTCCCTTTCCTTGGTATTGAGGCCGGAAGAGTGGAATTTACCCCGACCAAAGTGCTGATTATTGATCGGATTAACAAGCAATATGTAGAAGAATCTATTCCTGAGCTCATTGCCATGGCTAAAACCGATATGGACTTTTACACGCTTCAGGCGCTGTTTACCAATGCGCTTTTTCTGCCAGGGAACAAAGAACTCGACACGAAATTACTTTCGGAATTTACGGTTCGTTCCAGTGCTGACAATAAAACGATGGAGATAAAGAAACAATCAAAGGATTTCCTTTACAGTTTCTCGGCTACCCCCAATACCGGTCAATTGGTCGAAAGCAACATCTCCACTGTCTCGGCGCCTTACCAGTTAAACTGGAAATATAACGATTTTCAGCCTTTCGGTACGAAAAGTTTTCCCGCCCGGATGGATATCTCTTTCGAAGGTGGAAAGAAACCTTTCGCGGCTTCTATAGACTTATCTAAATTAAGCGATAATGGCGAATGGGATTACCCCACCACCGTTTCGTCTAAGTATAAAAAAATGGACTTTAATGAACTTGTAAAAGTGTTATTAGGATTATGA
- a CDS encoding murein hydrolase activator EnvC family protein, with protein MKQFLFLLATILIASNLSAQSNRKIKELENKRMAIQKEISIKEGLLKSTKKDVGSQLRGLNTLMGQIEERKRYIEVIGKDVQSIDCEVTSLSQQLRALERDLLDKKKKYESSVKYLYKNKSIQERLMFIFSANNLSQTYRRLRYMNEYATYQRIQGEEILKRQAQIGRKKNEMEEVKTAKENLLTEREREKQKLEEQEKQKRTVVAGLQKKQKGLQGEISKHRKEASKLNAQIDRLIAIEVEKARKRAEEEARKKAAAEEAARRKAAERESEKEVAEKGSKSSGKSSSKSSKKAATPAPVYSMDSADRIISGSFERNKGRLPMPITGSYLVVSHYGEYAVDGLKNVKLDNKGIDIQGQPGAQARAIFDGEVSAVFQVGGLANIIIRHGNYISVYCNLSSASVSKGQKVSTRQSIGRVYSDPSDGNRTVLHFQLRKETSKLNPESWVSR; from the coding sequence ATGAAGCAGTTTTTATTCTTGTTGGCAACTATTCTGATAGCATCGAATCTTTCTGCGCAGTCAAACAGGAAGATTAAAGAACTGGAAAACAAACGCATGGCCATTCAGAAAGAAATCTCCATAAAGGAAGGGCTTCTGAAGAGCACCAAAAAAGATGTGGGAAGCCAGCTCCGGGGACTGAACACCCTGATGGGACAGATCGAAGAAAGAAAAAGATATATTGAGGTAATCGGAAAAGATGTTCAGTCGATAGACTGTGAAGTTACCAGCTTATCGCAGCAGTTGCGTGCATTGGAACGCGATTTACTGGATAAAAAGAAAAAATATGAATCGTCTGTTAAGTACCTCTACAAAAATAAATCCATTCAAGAAAGGTTGATGTTCATCTTTTCGGCAAATAATCTGAGCCAGACTTACCGTCGTCTTCGTTACATGAACGAGTATGCCACCTACCAACGCATACAAGGTGAAGAGATTCTGAAAAGACAGGCACAGATAGGGCGTAAGAAGAATGAAATGGAGGAGGTGAAAACCGCCAAGGAGAATCTGCTTACAGAACGCGAAAGGGAAAAGCAAAAGCTTGAAGAACAGGAAAAGCAGAAACGGACGGTAGTTGCCGGACTGCAGAAGAAACAGAAAGGATTACAGGGCGAAATCTCAAAGCATCGCAAGGAGGCCAGCAAACTGAATGCACAGATAGACCGTTTGATTGCCATTGAGGTGGAAAAAGCACGTAAACGTGCCGAAGAAGAGGCTCGCAAAAAAGCTGCTGCCGAAGAAGCGGCTCGTAGGAAAGCGGCAGAGCGGGAGTCAGAGAAAGAGGTGGCCGAGAAAGGCTCCAAATCGTCAGGAAAATCTTCCTCTAAATCTTCGAAAAAGGCTGCTACTCCGGCACCGGTTTACTCAATGGATAGTGCCGATCGTATTATTTCCGGAAGCTTTGAACGGAATAAAGGTCGCCTGCCAATGCCTATTACCGGTTCTTATCTGGTTGTAAGCCACTACGGAGAATATGCGGTAGATGGATTGAAGAATGTAAAACTCGACAATAAAGGAATCGATATACAAGGACAACCAGGCGCACAGGCACGTGCCATTTTCGATGGAGAGGTATCGGCTGTATTCCAGGTTGGCGGATTGGCGAATATCATCATTCGTCACGGAAACTACATCTCGGTATATTGCAATCTTTCATCGGCTTCCGTAAGCAAGGGGCAGAAGGTAAGCACGCGTCAGTCCATTGGTCGGGTATATTCCGACCCATCTGACGGAAACCGTACCGTATTGCATTTCCAGTTGCGCAAGGAGACCTCCAAACTGAATCCGGAATCTTGGGTTAGCCGGTAA
- a CDS encoding lipopolysaccharide biosynthesis protein: protein MTNQVNKNFVSNIINLLVGVFVGLFYTPYLIRCLGVAAYGVVPLAFIVNQYISVVTTSLTGSLTRFYSVSLQQGKYKEASRYLSSSFLIITLIGCCLLPFFIWFVSNLDRVFNIPANLLSSAKWLFSFTLISFLMSLYSSLLNITLYALNRIDLMNVVKILRSALKVVFTICFFLFFSKDVGFIGFVLFLTEFIILCFSYVVYRRTVNNKIEISAGHLNKKALLAVLSMTVFVIIQQVGDTGLYRIDNFIVNKYWSVRESGILGAVSDFGNYIMTSIGVISSLFGPLILIAYSKEEHDKVKSLAVENSLYVGLMAALLAGVIIGFCKPIITLWIGPNYTSYFPWMILKLYVIPFYAAAGVFAFVYRAWNYLKVPALWTVIIGAINLLVSILLCEFSGGDETYIFYMLVISSIFVILQSYILCSYCFSRLYNFSEKRALFINFLKILFVLLLSALLAYVYGLFISVGQLFQLCIAIIVVGCVALILSFMLVLRKEQKQRLLSYLKSFI from the coding sequence GTGACAAATCAGGTAAATAAAAACTTTGTATCCAACATAATCAATTTGTTGGTCGGTGTTTTTGTTGGCCTCTTTTACACCCCTTACCTGATCCGGTGCTTAGGCGTTGCTGCCTACGGAGTTGTACCGTTAGCTTTTATTGTGAATCAGTATATCAGCGTAGTCACAACTTCGCTGACAGGTTCTCTTACCCGGTTCTATTCTGTTAGTCTTCAACAGGGAAAGTACAAAGAAGCTTCCAGGTATCTGAGCAGTAGCTTTCTTATCATTACTTTGATAGGGTGTTGTCTGCTCCCTTTCTTTATATGGTTTGTATCTAATCTGGACAGGGTATTTAATATACCGGCCAATTTGCTCTCTTCAGCTAAATGGCTTTTCTCATTTACGCTGATAAGCTTTTTAATGTCACTCTATTCAAGTTTGCTTAATATCACATTGTATGCGTTGAATAGGATTGATTTGATGAATGTGGTCAAGATACTCCGTTCGGCTCTGAAGGTTGTATTCACCATCTGTTTTTTTCTTTTTTTTAGCAAAGACGTTGGATTTATAGGCTTCGTTCTTTTTCTTACAGAATTCATAATCCTCTGTTTCAGCTATGTCGTATATCGTCGCACGGTGAATAACAAGATCGAGATTTCTGCAGGACATCTTAATAAGAAAGCTCTTTTGGCAGTTCTTTCCATGACAGTCTTTGTTATCATTCAACAAGTAGGTGATACCGGTCTTTACCGGATTGACAATTTTATCGTCAATAAATACTGGTCTGTTCGCGAATCTGGAATTTTGGGTGCAGTATCCGATTTTGGCAATTATATAATGACTTCAATAGGTGTTATCTCCTCACTTTTCGGGCCTCTTATATTAATTGCCTATTCAAAAGAGGAACATGATAAGGTGAAATCGTTGGCTGTAGAGAACTCGTTGTATGTCGGATTAATGGCTGCGCTTCTGGCAGGGGTGATTATTGGTTTCTGCAAGCCGATTATTACTCTTTGGATTGGACCTAATTATACGTCATACTTTCCATGGATGATTCTAAAACTCTATGTTATTCCATTTTATGCTGCTGCAGGAGTTTTTGCCTTTGTGTACCGCGCCTGGAACTATTTAAAGGTTCCTGCATTGTGGACTGTTATAATCGGGGCAATCAATCTGCTTGTTTCAATATTGTTATGTGAGTTCTCCGGAGGAGACGAAACCTATATTTTCTATATGCTGGTAATCTCTTCTATTTTTGTTATTTTGCAGAGCTACATTCTTTGTTCATACTGTTTTTCAAGATTGTATAACTTTTCTGAAAAACGTGCTTTGTTTATCAATTTTCTAAAGATATTATTCGTGCTGCTTCTTTCCGCTCTACTGGCTTATGTCTACGGATTATTTATTTCGGTAGGTCAGCTATTTCAGCTTTGCATTGCTATTATAGTTGTTGGATGCGTGGCACTGATTCTCTCTTTTATGCTGGTTCTCAGAAAAGAACAAAAGCAAAGGTTGTTGAGCTATCTGAAATCTTTCATCTAA